The genomic segment GCGGCCAGGATGCTCCGGGAGCGGCATGGCTGAACCGTTTCCGCGGCGGCCTGAGCTGGAGCGGACGGCACGGGAGGTCAATGCCGGATGTACCGGTTGCCGGATCTGTGTCCGCCAGTGCGCCTTTCTGAAAATGAATGCGCCTCCCGGGCGGATAGCCCAGGCCCTGCTGACCGGGGCCGGTCGAACCGACCCGTTTGCCTGCAGTCTGTGCGGCCTGTGCGGGGCGCTTTGTCCGGAAATGGTCAAACCCGGAAATATGTTCCTGGAAATGCGCCGAGAAGCGGTGGACCAAGGCCGTGTGGACTGGAAACGGTACAAGGCGATTCTGAATTATGAACGGCGCGGGCATTCCGCGCTATTCAGCTGGTATCCAACCAGGTCGAGCAAAAACGTCTTTTTCCCCGGCTGCACCCTGCCGGGGACTCGGCCGCGGATCACCTGGCAGTTTTTCGAGGCATTGCGATCCCTGTATCCGGACATGGCCATGGTCCTGGATTGCTGCCACAAGCCGTCCCATGATCTGGGGCGGCAGTCCTTTTTTCTTGAACGGTTTCAGGGCATCCAAGACCGCCTGCTGGCCCTGGGCGTAAAGCGGCTCTTCGTGGCCTGTCCCAACTGCCATAAAGTTTTCAAGCAATACGGAGGCGGGCAGGAGGTCGTCACCGTCTATGAGGCCCTGGCCCAAGGCCGGTATCACGTCCAGGGCCAGGAAGCGGTGCACCAGGATTTCGCAATCTCTCCGGATACATCCGTGCAGGTCGCCATCCATGATCCGTGCCCGTTACGGGACGAGCCGAAAACCCATGAGGCCGTTCGAGCCCTGCTCTCCACCCGCGGGTTTGCCCTTCGCGAAATGAAGAACAGCCGGACCCGCACCCTGTGCTGCGGCGAGGGAGGGTCCGTCGGCTTCCACACCCCGGCCCTGGCCACGACCTGGGCCAAAAAGCGGCGCGCCCAGAGCCAGGTCAGGGGCCAGTCCCAGGGCCATAGTCGGGATCAGTCCCAAGGCCAGAACCGTTCCCAGGCCCAGGCCGACCGGGTTGTCACCTACTGCGCCGGTTGCACCGCCTGCCTCAATCGCTTCATGCCCACCAGCCATCTGGGTGATCTGCTTTTTGATCCGAATAGCACCCTGGCCGGAAAGAACAGACCAGCCAAGGCTCCCATCACCTATCTAAACCGGTTGCTGTTCAAGCGGCGGCTGAAAAGATTTTCCTGAACAGGCATTTCTTCTCTGCAACCCTGGGGTACCGCGGACGGAACCACCACGTTCCGCTCTCTAACAGAACAAAATACTTATCATACTCTATTTTTACCCAAAGTTTTCAGAATCAACTTATCGGTATTTTCTATTGTTTGGCGCGTAAAGAATATATCCTGCCTATTTGATTTTATTTTCTGGTTGCTGCTACTAGACCCAAACTCAAATTAACCTCAAGGCTCAACGGTTCATGGTGGACCGCCGCGGGCCAAGAGGTCCATCACAAGGAGAGCAGCATGCTGAAGAATCAAGCGCAGGTACAGTTGGAAAACACGAAAAATCCGAGCGAACAGGACCAATCCAAGGAGTCGGCCATGACCCGCGGCGATTTTCTCAAGCTTGCCGGGGCCGGGGGGTTGGGAATGGCGGCCATGATGGGCATGAGCAGTCCGGTCATGGCCGGAGAGGGCAAGAAAGGCAAATACCTTTTCGTCGTCAGTGCCGGTTCCAAGGATCCGGACAAGGCCATGCTGGCCTTGCTGCTGGCTGACGTGGTGCAGAAGCAGGAACTGGGAGACGTGCACATCTATCTGTGGGGTGACGGGGCGGAACTCTCCAAGATCGGACGCCCGGAACGCATTACTTCGGCCAGTTTTCACCGACTGGGCAATGCGCTTGGCATGCTGGAACGGCTGCAGCGCAACGGGGCGCAGATTGGAGTGTGTCCGCCCTGCGCGGAGTGGGTCGGGGCCGTGGACGATCAGAAGTATGAGTGGGCGAACAGAGAAGACGGTGGTGTGCTCTTGCGCAGCATGCAGGAATCCTGGACAGCCTGGCTCTAGCTTTTCCGGCTGTATACGGTGATTCGTTCGTCTTGAACCGCTTTATTTCAGAAAAACATGGAGATGCATATGCGACTGATCAAATCGATTCTGCTCACAATATTGACCCTTTTCGTTCTCTCCACGGCGCTGCCATTGGCCGCGACGGCGGAGAAGACCCCGGAGGTCAATACTCGGGGTGCCTGCCTGAACGTCAGGGAGTTTGTGGCCCTGATCCAGCATGAAAGCCGGCGCATGGAAAGCGGCAACATCCTGCGGCTGATCGCCGACATTCCCAACGAGGTCGAGGCCCGGGAAGCCATTGAGACCGTCGGTTATCCCATCATGGAAGAGACTCGGGACGATGATCGTGACTTTATAAACTTTCTGCTTGAGGTCCGGAAATGAGCCGAGCATGGCAAGCGGTGCGTCCGCTGCTGTTGCCTCTTTTGGTGTTCATCGTCGTGTTCGTCGGGCATATGCTTTTCTATAAGATTGTATCCCAGAATTCTAGCCCGATCTGGTGGCGACTGTATGTTCTGACCCAGACCTACATGATCAGCTTTTCCCTGGCCCTGGCCTTTGCTTTTGGAGCCTACGCCCTGGGCAAGGCCAGAGGTCAGTCAGGAAAGGCGGTGGCCGGCAGCGCGGGAGTCGCACTGCTGGTCTGGTTCACCAGCGCCTGTGGCGCGCCGCTGATCGCCGTGGGCCTCGGGTTGGTGGGCGTCGGTTTTGGGTCTGAGGCTCTGCCGCCCTGGGTTACAGCGGTGCTGACCATCTGCTTCATTTCCTTTGGAGTTTATTGGCTGCATCGCAAAGGGGGGGCCTGTGCCACGGCCTGCGCGGCCAAGGCTGGGGAGAATGCCGGTTTATTCCGTGAAATCGGGGTGGACCTGGACAAGTTCGGCGCGCAGCAATGCGTCACCGGCGAACTCTATGAGCGGACCTTCGCGGCCCAGCAAAATCGCCCGGCGGGCATGGCCTACTTCGATGAAATGGCCGGAGACATCTACGGTGCCCGGATGCGCGAGATTATCGCGGCCAAGAAGGAAGGCCGCGTCGTGGTGGGCAACTTTTGTGTTTTCGTCCCCGAAGAACTCACCCTGGCCGTAGACGGCATCTCCGTGGGCCTGTGCGCGGGCTCTCAAGCTCCGGTTTCGGATGCGGAAAAGGTTCTGCCTCGAAACATCTGTCCCCTGGTCAAGTCAGCGTATGGCTACGCCCTGACCAAGTCATCGCCCTATTTTCAGGTTGTGGATTTTGTCTGTGGTGAAACAACCTGCGACGCGAAGAAGAAGACCTGGGAGCTGATGGACCGGGAGATCCCCACCCATGTAATGGAAATTCCCCAGATGAAACGGGAGCGGGATCGTGATCTCTGGCTGGCGGAGGTCAAGGAGTTCAAGGCCAAGCTGGAACAGCAAAGCGGCAAGACCATTACACCCGAGGCTCTGTCCAAGGCCGTGGCGGTAATGGACGCCAAGCGAGGCTCCCTGCAACGCCTCAATGCCCTGCGTCACCACCGTCCCTCCCCCATCAGCGGCCGGGACGCCTTGTTGGTGGAACAGATCGCCTTTTACGACGATCCGGTCCGGTTTACGGAAAAGGTCAACGTGCTTTGCGACGAACTGGACAAGCGGGTTCAGGACGGCGTCTTCGCCGCACCGTCCCAGTCTCGGCGGATCATGATTTCCGGTTCACCCATGGCCCTGCCCAATTGGAAGGTGCACAATATCGTGGAGGGTGCCGGGGCCGTGGTGGTCAACGAGGAGTCCTGTGTCGGCACCCGGTACTTCAGCCAGAATGTCGCCCAGAGCGATGAGGACATGGATAGTATGTTGTTGGCTCTGACCGAGCGGTACATGCAGATAAATTGCGCCTGCTTCACGCCCAATGAGGGGCGAATCGAGCAGATCATCCGAGAGTACCGCGACTCCAGAGCGGACGGGCTGATTCATTACAGCCTGCAATTCTGTCACACCTATCTGATCGAGGCAGTGCGGATCAAGGAGGCCTGCGCCAAGGAGAGCATCCCTTTTCTGGCCGTGGAAACGGATTATTCCACCGAGGACACGGGTCAGTTGCAAACCAGGATCGAAGCGTTCCTGGAACAGATTGGAGGTCAACGATGAAGGTGAAGCATCTTGCAATATTGGCGGCTCTGACCATGCTTTTGGGAGCCGGAGCCTCTCCGGCTTTCTCCGGCCAGAGCAACTCGCCTTTTCCGGTGGCCGACGGCTGCCTGACGGATGAGGATCTTCTTCCGGACGACAGCGTGGCCCTGGAGGGAGTTGAGATCGGCCGGATATTCTGGGACGTGACCATCGCCGACCCCAGCCTGCTGGCCGGACGTCTCGGCGTGATTGATCAGACCTACCGGGACATGGTCCGCCAAGGAGTGACACCGGAAATGGTCCTGGCCTTTCGAGGCGGGTCAGTCCGTCTGTTGGTTGCCGACCATAGCAGGCTGCCTGAAGAAACTCGTGAAGGCGCCCAAAGCGTCCAGCAGCGGCTTGAACGGTTGATGGAACTGCCTGGAGTACGGCTGGAAGCCTGTTATATCGCCATGCGCCGTGTTCCCCTGGAACCGCAAAACCTGATGCCAGGGCTGCACACCGTGAACAATACCTTCCTCTCGGCCATGGGGTACGGCCAGAGGGGGTTCATCTCCATTCCCATTCACTAACTGTTGGGGAATATTGGCCCACCAACTCGAACACCGTGACCACGGGGCGGTCGCCAGATAGTATGGATCGCCCCGTTTTCATGGAGATGTTTTTCAGCATTCACCCTCCATTTCTGTTCAATAACCGAGAAAATCATGAACGAGCAAAAGGCGTCCAGATGATCGCAAGCCCTGGAAATGTTGCTGGAATCGACATTGGTTCCCGGTCCATCGAGCTGGTTGTTCTGAGTCATGCCGGGAGGGTCGAGCATCAGGTCAGGGTTCCGACCACCTTTGATCCCTTGCGCCAATGCCGCGAGATCCTTGAGGGGGTGGCGGTGGAATGGGTCACGGCCACGGGATATGGCCGCAAGCTGTTCGTGGAGAGCGGTATCGCGGAGGCGTGCGGGGCGATTACCGAGATTCAGGCCTATGCCCTGGGTACGGCGGGATTGTTCCCCGAGGCGCGCACCGTCCTGGACATTGGCGGCCAGGATACCAAGGTCATTTCCCTCGGATCTGGGGGCCGGGTGCTGAAGTTCGAGATGAACGACCGCTGTGCCGCGGGAACGGGCAAATTTCTGGAGATCATGGCCACGTCGCTGCAGATCCCCATCGAGGAGTTTGGCGATTTCTCCCTGGGTTCGACGAAGCAGGTGCGCATCAGCAGCATGTGTACCGTATTTGCCGAGTCCGAGGCCACGTCCCTGATGGGCCGGGGCGAGCGACCGGAAAATATCGCCATGGGCCTGCATTTGGCCATCGTGGAGCGCACCATGGCCATGCTCAACCGGGTCGGCCTGGAGCATCCTTTATGCTTTGCCGGAGGCGTGGCCCACAACCGTTGCGTGGTCAAGCTGCTGCAGGAGCGGATTGAGGAGACGATCATCGTTCCGGAACGACCGGACATGGTCGGCGCACTGGGTGCGGCCATGCACGGCGCACTGCGGCGGAATACGTAAAAAAGGCGCAATGTTGCCATTGCGCCTCACATTTTCAACGTATTGCCGGACTGTTTCCTAGCAGGAGCATCCGCCGCCGCAACCGCCTCCACCACCGCCGACCTGCACCTCGGAGCTGACGGAAAATCCGTAGGGCGTCATATCAACCTTGATGGCTCCAGCTTTTTCGCTCAATTCCTTGTCCACGATGAACGTATAGCCGCTGATTTCCTTAACCAGATCTGATTCCTGCTCCGTGTCCAGGCCCAGGGATAGGCGCTCGCCACCACATCCGGAAGCAAGATGGATGCGGATTGGCGACTTGTCCTTGTCAGCGAAATGGTTGTCCAATTGTTCCTTCACGGAAGGCGTAATTTCAATCATCGGTATTGTTCCTTGTTGTTTGAGTGTTTCATATGCATAAAAGGATGCGCTCCATTGTCCTTATCCTCGTAAGGTAAGGAAGAATATCTTGAAATGTCAAATAGGTATTGTAAATCAATAACCAGAAAAGATATTTGAAATTTCAATCGGTCCGCGACAAGCGGTCTTGCTGCAAGATGAGGAAAAAATCAAAGTTAAAATGATTGCGCTTCAACCTTGATATTTGCTTGTTGCCTGCATTTAGGATTTTCAAATGGATTGTCAAATATGAGTCGCTTCAACACACCATTGCGACAAACAAGGAGATCGCCTTGCTGGAAATCGACGTACCCGGCTGGAAGACCCTGACACTCAAACATCTTGTTCTGGACTTCAACGGCACCCTGGCCCTGGATGGCCAGCTGTTGCCCGGTGTCCGTGAACGACTGGACAGCCTGGCCCAACAATTGGAGATTCACGTTCTCACTGCAGATACCTTCGGCAGCGTCCAGGAACAGATGCGAAACATCGCCTGCGGATTTTTTATCATCCCGCTGACCGAGCAGGCCAAGGCCAAAGCCGCATATCTGGAAAACCTCGGCTCTTCCGGATGCGTCGCTGTGGGCAATGGCCGCAATGATGTGCTGATGCTGCAAGCCGCGGCCTTGGGTATCGCCCTTCTCCAGGAGGAAGGGGCGGCAGCGCAAGCCCTGGCCGCCGCGGATCTGGTCTGCCGATCCGTATGCGACGCCCTTGATCTCCTGGTGAATCCACTGCGCATGTCGGCGACCCTTCGAGGGTAGCAGTTGAAGAAACTCCCAATGGCTGCGTCGCTGCTTCGGCACTTACTTTTGTCAAAGACGCTTTGTCGTATTTCGCTACGAGACTGCCCAGTAAGTGCCGGATTGCTCCTTGCATTTGGGATTTTGAACGGACTGTGGATCAGGACGTTTTCAACATTCAGGTAAGGGGCTGCCTGAGCCATAGGTTCGACAAACCCGTTGAAATTCTACTTACAGGGTCGGAAAAAGTGAGGCGCGGCTTGCATGATTTCGCCGTGCCACAGAAGTGCGAACGCCTTCCATACGACAGATGTCTTGAAGGACGAGACTGAGGATGCCCGGATGGCGTATTAAACAGAAATAATATCATTAAAAAAATACTGTATATTCTCAAGGATACCAAGATAAGAGCAGGCAAGACACAAAGGAAAAACGCGAACCATCTATCGAAAAAAGTAATAGTAAAATGTAACACACATCATTATTTTCAATTAGACATCAAGCCATGAGATGCTGTAAAGAATAAGAGATAATTTGCACAGCTGAACTTTTATCAACTGAAATCTATGGAGCTAATCATGAAAACGAGGTTTGTCTTGTTGTTCGTTGCGACGTTTTTTCTGGTAATTACCGCCGCCAACCTTGCAACAGCCCAGAAATCACCCAGCGGCGAGGGGGTCACGATCTGGTTTGATACTGGTGGCGCGGTGGGTGGGCCGTA from the Desulfonatronum thioautotrophicum genome contains:
- a CDS encoding (Fe-S)-binding protein, whose translation is MAEPFPRRPELERTAREVNAGCTGCRICVRQCAFLKMNAPPGRIAQALLTGAGRTDPFACSLCGLCGALCPEMVKPGNMFLEMRREAVDQGRVDWKRYKAILNYERRGHSALFSWYPTRSSKNVFFPGCTLPGTRPRITWQFFEALRSLYPDMAMVLDCCHKPSHDLGRQSFFLERFQGIQDRLLALGVKRLFVACPNCHKVFKQYGGGQEVVTVYEALAQGRYHVQGQEAVHQDFAISPDTSVQVAIHDPCPLRDEPKTHEAVRALLSTRGFALREMKNSRTRTLCCGEGGSVGFHTPALATTWAKKRRAQSQVRGQSQGHSRDQSQGQNRSQAQADRVVTYCAGCTACLNRFMPTSHLGDLLFDPNSTLAGKNRPAKAPITYLNRLLFKRRLKRFS
- a CDS encoding HAD family hydrolase → MLEIDVPGWKTLTLKHLVLDFNGTLALDGQLLPGVRERLDSLAQQLEIHVLTADTFGSVQEQMRNIACGFFIIPLTEQAKAKAAYLENLGSSGCVAVGNGRNDVLMLQAAALGIALLQEEGAAAQALAAADLVCRSVCDALDLLVNPLRMSATLRG
- a CDS encoding DsrE family protein codes for the protein MLKNQAQVQLENTKNPSEQDQSKESAMTRGDFLKLAGAGGLGMAAMMGMSSPVMAGEGKKGKYLFVVSAGSKDPDKAMLALLLADVVQKQELGDVHIYLWGDGAELSKIGRPERITSASFHRLGNALGMLERLQRNGAQIGVCPPCAEWVGAVDDQKYEWANREDGGVLLRSMQESWTAWL
- a CDS encoding IscA/HesB family protein gives rise to the protein MIEITPSVKEQLDNHFADKDKSPIRIHLASGCGGERLSLGLDTEQESDLVKEISGYTFIVDKELSEKAGAIKVDMTPYGFSVSSEVQVGGGGGGCGGGCSC
- a CDS encoding acyl-CoA dehydratase activase, yielding MIASPGNVAGIDIGSRSIELVVLSHAGRVEHQVRVPTTFDPLRQCREILEGVAVEWVTATGYGRKLFVESGIAEACGAITEIQAYALGTAGLFPEARTVLDIGGQDTKVISLGSGGRVLKFEMNDRCAAGTGKFLEIMATSLQIPIEEFGDFSLGSTKQVRISSMCTVFAESEATSLMGRGERPENIAMGLHLAIVERTMAMLNRVGLEHPLCFAGGVAHNRCVVKLLQERIEETIIVPERPDMVGALGAAMHGALRRNT
- a CDS encoding double-cubane-cluster-containing anaerobic reductase; amino-acid sequence: MSRAWQAVRPLLLPLLVFIVVFVGHMLFYKIVSQNSSPIWWRLYVLTQTYMISFSLALAFAFGAYALGKARGQSGKAVAGSAGVALLVWFTSACGAPLIAVGLGLVGVGFGSEALPPWVTAVLTICFISFGVYWLHRKGGACATACAAKAGENAGLFREIGVDLDKFGAQQCVTGELYERTFAAQQNRPAGMAYFDEMAGDIYGARMREIIAAKKEGRVVVGNFCVFVPEELTLAVDGISVGLCAGSQAPVSDAEKVLPRNICPLVKSAYGYALTKSSPYFQVVDFVCGETTCDAKKKTWELMDREIPTHVMEIPQMKRERDRDLWLAEVKEFKAKLEQQSGKTITPEALSKAVAVMDAKRGSLQRLNALRHHRPSPISGRDALLVEQIAFYDDPVRFTEKVNVLCDELDKRVQDGVFAAPSQSRRIMISGSPMALPNWKVHNIVEGAGAVVVNEESCVGTRYFSQNVAQSDEDMDSMLLALTERYMQINCACFTPNEGRIEQIIREYRDSRADGLIHYSLQFCHTYLIEAVRIKEACAKESIPFLAVETDYSTEDTGQLQTRIEAFLEQIGGQR